In Desulfomicrobium escambiense DSM 10707, one genomic interval encodes:
- the msrA gene encoding peptide-methionine (S)-S-oxide reductase MsrA, with the protein MRILTIMLMLCLSAGGVMAAEYKSAVFAGGCFWCLEGPFDGLPGVIETESGYTGGTVQNPTYEQVSAGTTGHMEAMRVVYDPAKVTFEKLLSVFWRNIDPTDGGGQFCDRGPQYRSAIFFADAGEEAEARRQKAQLEKEKGMRIATEILPRAEFYPAEEYHQDYYTKNPLRYHFYRQGCGRDQRLRQIWGAEAGGKG; encoded by the coding sequence ATGCGAATACTGACCATCATGCTCATGCTCTGCCTGAGCGCTGGAGGAGTCATGGCTGCGGAATACAAGAGCGCTGTCTTTGCCGGCGGGTGTTTCTGGTGCCTCGAAGGCCCTTTTGACGGATTGCCTGGTGTCATTGAAACCGAGTCCGGCTATACGGGCGGGACCGTGCAGAACCCTACATACGAGCAGGTGTCTGCGGGAACCACGGGGCATATGGAGGCCATGCGCGTGGTCTACGACCCCGCCAAAGTCACCTTTGAAAAGCTGCTGTCCGTGTTCTGGCGCAACATCGATCCCACTGACGGCGGCGGTCAGTTCTGTGACCGCGGTCCGCAGTACCGCTCGGCGATTTTTTTCGCCGACGCCGGGGAGGAGGCCGAGGCGCGCAGGCAAAAGGCGCAGCTGGAAAAGGAAAAAGGGATGCGCATCGCCACGGAGATTCTGCCCCGGGCAGAATTCTACCCCGCCGAGGAATATCATCAGGATTATTACACGAAGAATCCCCTGCGGTACCATTTCTACCGGCAGGGCTGCGGCCGTGACCAGCGCCTCCGGCAGATCTGGGGCGCGGAAGCCGGGGGCAAGGGATGA